caaaaacaaaaaacaaaaaacaaaaaaaaccaaaaaaacccaaaacaaataaacaaaacaccagaatATTAAGTGACAGAGAAATAGATGCAATAGCTGAGTTGAATTTGCTCACTAACCCATGGTGAAGGGAGCATGCCTTCGGAGATCCTTCTGAACATAAATATAAGCTCCCTAATGCTCTTTTATCTATTGAGGCAGACTAAGTGCATCTTAGGAGGTATTTCCTTCAAATTAAAGAGTGGCTTCCCAAACACTGGTAGATGTAAGGTCTAAACCACGTGGCCAATAAAGGCTGGGGATATGCTGAAGTggtaagagcacacacacacacacaggctcaaaGTTAGATCTCCAATactaccagaaagaaaaaaataatggacaCCCCCACTTTTCATCACACATCTAAAGATTTTAAAGGtattaaagaataaattacaagctgggcatggtaacacatgACCAATCGACGTATTTGGGAAAAATGAGGCAAAAAACTCCCAAGGCCTGGAGgacacagcccagcccagcccagctcgAGGTATAGCAAGGGTCTATCTCTGAAACAggcaaacagcaacaacaaaaaaatcaattaaaaatccTAACTTGAAAATGATCCCGATTCCTGCTTCCCCTGGTACTTTAGAACTGCTCCAGACTCCCTGAAAACAACCCTAGTCCAGACTACCTTTCCACAGTTTCTCAGCACACAAGTCCTGGATGCCCTGCCCTCATTTGCCTATAGTTTCCTATGCTTCCTTCAAGGCTGTTTATCACTCAACATTGAACATGGGAAGAATATGCCTTACAAGGTGACAGTTAACAATCACCAAATGCTTTAGGAATACACAGAAAACGTTACATGAAAGTACAAGGGGAAACTAGATTGCAGGTTGGGAGACATCTGAGGCTGTATTTGGCACAGGTCTGAAGGATAAGTGGGAGGAGTTAGCAAAGCAGGAGCACTACAGTGGGAGGATCAACAGGTTAATAAATAAGGAACACTGAGACAGGCAAAAATCATAAGTCCATGTACCGAGGAAGAGCCCAGTGGTCACAGCACAGAGGGTCAAAAGGCCGGGCAGGAGCAAAGCACCTGGAAGCCTTCAGGATTAGCTTTATTGGTGGTCAAGACCTTGTCCTGCTTTTAGGAAGTGATTGCCAAGCTGGCACAAGGATCCTTTGTATGCCCTGAGAGGGACGTTGTCCTTTATTCCATTCTCTCAAAACagaaactatcttttttttttttgttttgtttttcgagacagggtttttctgtggctttggaggttgtcctggaactagcttttgtagaccaggctggtctcgaactcacagatatccgcctgcctctgcctcccgagtgctgggactaaaggcgtgcaccaccaccgcccagcaaaacAGAGATTATCTTAACTCTACTCATTACATTATATATAACCAAgagctttgtttttttattgttgaccCAAACCAAAACCCTCAATAGAAAGTTATTTCAGGgctggagttaagagcactggctgctcttccacaggacccaggttcagttcccagcacccatgtggcagctcaccactgtttgtttataacttcagttccagaggatctgacatacacacacacacacacacacacacacacacacacacacacacacacgtaggcaaaacacaatgcacataaaataaattatttcttgcCACAGTTTTGCTACTAAGGCCAAGTACATAGATTCCTCAGGACGCAGATCTATGGCACTAAAGATCTACTTAACAATACATCTAAACATGTAGAAATACCCACTCCAGAAAACTGTCACATCAGTAGGCAGAAATGTATTGACCCATGgctaaattttccagttttgagtTTACTTACAAGGTACTTGTTAAGGCTGGTGAgacgactcagtggttaagagctcttattgctcttgcaaaggacctcggtttgattctcagcacccacatggtagttcacattcatctctaactccaggggATAGGATGCCCTGAGCTCTGCAGGGACCGGGCAGAGTacttatacaaacatacacaaaatctttaacattttttaaaaggaaacatcccttcatacaaatacatatgtattttatgaaacatcattttctaatttattaattttatcatattttcctCACCATTATTGTAGGATATCTCTTTGAAGTCAGAATTAGAAAACCCAGGTATGGTCACTCACATATGGAATGCCAGCACTCTGACTAAGGAGAATTACAACAATGTCCAGGTAGCCTGAGCTAATGAgacaaaaggaacaaaaaaaaaaaaaaaggtggataggaactaaaaattaaaattaaaatcaactcCTTCACTCACAGTAAAAGGCATAGGTGGCctctgaggtttttttgtttgttttttaagacagggtttctctctgtagctttggaggctgtactggaatgctgtagaccaggctggcctcaaactcatagagatttgcttgcctctgcctcccaagtgctgggatcaaaggcgtgagccaccaatgcccacttGCCTCTGAATTTTTCCCAGTGTCAGAAATAGGACAAGGCACTTCCTCGACCCCACAGCCTCTATTATGGTTTCACTTACCAAATCCTGGAAGACTACAAAGTAGACTCTCAAAGGTGATGTGGAAGGCAACCAACCAACTACCAGAAAATACACACCAACTTTATTAGAACAACAGAAATTTCCAAtttctaagaaggaaaataacatgaAGCTAGCACCACCTGGGAAGTGTCACATCACATTACTGTTCTGATGGCTCCTGGCCACACTGAGGGTCACAGAAGACCACCACCATCATAGCTGCTGAAGGCCATGCTTTTGCCTGCGGCAGCTTCATTGTCAAGGCCGCAGACGGAAGACTCATTTCAAAGCTTTTGGTGTGGAGAGAATCTATCAATCTAGAGGGCAGAGCCTCGTTTTTCCAACTAGAACAAACAAACTATGAATTAAGCTAGCAATTTTTCTTCCAGTCTGCTAGAGTACTCTGTGAAGACCTCTCTTCCATCCCCACCAGAATGGTGAGGGAAAGACAGGGGCAGGGGGCCAAGACAGTAGCTCTAGCAGGCTATTCTGGTGACACGCTGGGCTTCGGTCCCTTTCTGCTGGTGGTAGTAGGTGTCTTTTCTGGCAGCTGCAGCAGCTTGAtgggggagaaggagctgctcaCCCATCACCTCTTCTTGAAGCCATATTTTTTGCGTTCATAGAACAGGTCTGTCTTAGAGCTCCCCAAATTGACAATCTTTGGGCAACCGTCTCTCTGAAAAACAGAACCAAGTTGTTAAGTCCTTGAAATTGCCTTTAGAGATTTAAGATAAAATTTAGCTCAGGAGCATGAAAAGCATTACTTGTCACCTGAGAGCTTACAGCTTATAGACTGGGCTTGTGTCTAATCCTCAACATctcacaacaaaaaagaaattttaaaagatccCAACCAAGGGGTGGTGGcaacacacactttaatcccagcaggaagagggagaagcaggtagatctctgagtttgaggccagcctggtctatagagtgagttccaggatatcgacacagggaaacctgtcttgaaaaaaaccaaaaccaaaaccaaaaccaaaactaccaccaccaccaccatataATCAGTGTGGTTTTGCCCTATAAAACACCTCCATTTACTTAACTGGGGGAGGTACCCAAGATCACTCAGTGTCTTctgtacttttttttgttttgtttctcgagacagggtttctctgtattgctttggaggctgtcctggaactagctgtgtagaccagactggcctcgaactcacggagatccaccagcctctgccttctgagtgctgggatcaaaggcctgcacCATCATAGCCCAGCTTTTTATGAGTTTTCAGaaccattttttaattaaaaaaaaagaaaacaatttaaaattgatttagtatgcatatatgtatgcatactatGGTGTGAGCACAGAGACTGGAGGTTCGGAGTTCTGAGGCCTGGTTGTCAGGTTGGCAATAAAGGCCTGTACTTACTGGGCAGGCCTGCCAGCCCCTCAAAGACCATTTTATAGCTTTTGGGTTAATGTTCTATTCACCTTTCCAGTTATCCTAAATAAGATAAACTAAATGAGAATGGTAGAAATGGCAAGACAACAAATCAAAGAAATGTTTCTCAGCCTGAGAAATGACAGTGAAATGGTTAGAGGAAATGCATGGACTAGACCAAGCATCTCCCATCAGGACAATTCATACTGTCTTCTATCTCCAACATTAGAACGATCTGCAACTTACAGTACACTCCTAGCCAACATTATCGTATTCCTTAGTATTtaatttctcattagaaaactgTGGGTtcgaaagagatggctcagtggactgGCCGCTATTACAGGGAATCTGGACTGGGTTGTTCAACCCCTgtactgcaaaaataaataaaagtacattttatttatttattggttttttgaggcagggtttctctgtggctttggaggctgtcctggaactagctcttgtagaccaggctggtctcaaactcacagagatccacctgcctctgctccctcgtgctgggattaaaggtgtgtgccaccacagcccggcataaaaatacattttaaactccataaatgtaatttttcttattctgtttgGGATCTGGGAGATTTGCTTGCTGTCATATCATAACAATATACAAATTAGTCCTCCAGAACCAAGATTTAAAGATATTGGTGAGACCTGGTAGACTCAATGATTTGTAAGATAGTGTATCCCagactggttttatttttatttttcgttTTTCCAAGTcaggtttctccgtgtagccctggccatcctggaactctgcatagaccaggctggactcaaactcaaagagacccgaatccctctgcctcccaagcacaggaattaaaggtgtgcactaccactgcctggccccagaCTGGCAATTCTCCTCCCTCAGCAtaccaagtgctggcattacagatatgCCCCACCATGCCTAACTCCTGATTCTTGATTATTTTTGAGGTTTTGAAAAAGTACAAATGAGGATACCCAGCTCAGCTTACTGGCCTAATTAACTGccttataaataataaaagctaCAGGAAGAGGAGAACAATGGGGGGGGGTGGCTTTTGCTGCAGGAAGATTTCTGCACAGGAAAATGCCTGGGCACCCCATCTACATGATCCTCTGTCTGTAAGGGTGAGAGGCTGGATCACGTCACAGGACTGCTTTGTGTCCCTTGGAAACTAGTGCTGAGTAATTGTGAGCTTGAGCTCAGGTGTCCTCAGAACGTTCCTGTATAATGGCAAGTAGGTGAAGTGATGTCCAAAATAATTCTCAGGGAGCAGAATGAGGGGCAGGGATCCAAAGGTATCAGATCACAGGGCGCATGCAGACAAGTGAGATGGCAATTACTGTTTAGCAAGCATCCTCTGGTTCCAAGCTTAAGTCAGAAACAGACTCTAGACATTTCTGAAAGCTCAAGAAAGTGTTGTCTCTTCAGGGACCCTTTAGCTTGAGAACTGTGTGTCCCTCCTCTTTCCATTACACCCAGTACTTCCCAGTTCCTAAATAACAAATGCCCAGGGTGGGGAGTGTCTCCCAGGAACACTTTATAGGCACAGTACCAAAAAGAGAGCACCATCCTTGTATTACAGATTAGGCACTATTACCAAGACCcgagaaaaaggaaagatggaggacATAATCCACAGCTGTGGAAGACAGAATACAATCGAGTTCTGGTTGTCTAAAGAATTGGAAAGAGCATTTAGGGCAGGAGAATGTTCAAACCACCAACTGAAATTATGATTTCATACTTAATCAACAACATTCCCCTTTTCCCAAACAATAGTGGATTCAACAGAGTAAACAATACTTTTCAGCTGCTCTAAAACTCCATTCTGGGCCAAGCACCAATCTGGTTCTCTAAGAAGGACAGGGAAAAACAGTAAGCACATAAAAGTATTAGTGGGCCAAAATActcactagtgtgtgtgtgtgtgtgtgggaccaACTCCAGGCAAGCTGTCCTCTTAAtaccacatgcacccacacaaatAGATGTAACAAAGAAAttcaaccaaaccaaacacaacCAAACTCTGCAGCACTGAGAACAGTGAGGATATACCCAACAGGAATCATTTGTATGTCCTGTGGCATAAACTGCATGCAGGCAGTAAGAAAAGCCTGGAGCTCATCCATGGAGAAAAAGCTCTCAGTTGGGAACTCTAGCTAATGCCTAAATGTGGCTTCCCCAATCAATATCTGCTGGATGTGGTAAGACCCGATTTGAGATTTGATGATAAAGTCAATCAAAACTGAAAATGCAGCTATCATAGATCACCTTCCGCACCACGTAGAACAACCCCCCTCCCTCCTTAAAGCCCTATCTGGCTTCGGGTACTGGTGGTAGGTAGCATCCACATGTGGAGTGCTGAGGAGGCTGGGTGCTCTCTTCATCATGAGCACACACCAAGAAGGTCTTAGAGAAGCATAACATGATGTAATGTGGACACCAGATTTAGTCAGATAGCCTGGGACAGAGTATAAAAGGAGGATGATAATAACCTCTACCTACATGACTAGCTGAACATTGCAGTCTCCATAGACCAGAAGAGATGGACATGGATGGCAAAATGGtccaaagaaaaaggaagaaaggccaGGAGGGAATGCTCAAGTCTACACTCACATCCTTCTCCTGAATGGTGCATTCTTTACAATAGTAGGCATCGGAGACTCCGGGGCCTCCACAGATCACACACCGGCCCTGGTAAGATCCATAGTTACACTCATCACATATGCGAACCAGGGTGCAGGGTCGCACATAGGAGTCACAAATCACACATTTGCCATCACCTGCAAAGGAAGAGGAATGGAGTTATATTCACTAGTGATTACTTCCTAAAGATCTTTATTCTATGGGTGAAATAACCAGTCTCCCTTTGACTGTGACTTCAGGCCTTTTCTCTATCTTGACAGCATCCACCCTATCTTATATCTACCATCTACCTCAGTTTCCTTCAAAATATAAATGGGAAGAGTTTTGACGTGTTAGCTAGGAGCTTTTAAGTCTATGTAGTTATCATCAACAAATTGCATGCCTTCTTGCACAAACATTGGCCTGGGAAGGTTCACACTACTCTGATAGTTCTTACTGTCCAAAAGTATTTTTCCCCCACAACCTAAGTATGAAATATTAAAGTATGCAAGCTAAAGTGGGAGTCTGGTGGGGAGCCTTTGGTTGTAGTCAGAGATTCAGTGTTCTTTGCAGTCTGGCATATCCACTCAATGCTTCTTTAGGGCTCCTCTGGAATAAATGGCTTGTTGGCTcgtcaaaaaacaaagaaagaaggcaaTGTGTGAGAGGGTATGTTCCACTCACATTTTTCACACAGTCTTCCGATAGCTGCAAGAAAAAACACAGTTAAAATCAAAATGGTGATTTAGCAAGGAAGTTGTTCCTCAAAGCTGGGATAGAGGATGGGGCAGGTAGCAATGACTACAGTGAGCAGAATAGCTGTCTTattatccttttttttcccctctccacGCCCCTCCTCCCAACAGATTCCCGTTTTATAGCCTGGAACTTCTTATGTAGTTCAGGTCGGCCTCGAACCCCCAGCAATCTTCTGCCTTCAGCCTCCCAGGCGCTGGGATTACAGTCGTGAACTACCACGCCCGGCCTAAGCCCCTAAGTTTTGCTTTGCACCAGCGCCCTGTCCGGAATCCTCAAAGCAACCTGGGACGGCTTCTCCAGACCTAGCGCAGACGCTGCCCCCAGTTTCAGGCTCCCAGACGCGCGATCCTGCCTTCTTATCACAAGTCACAAACCTGGGCGCACCCCCAGAATACCCAGGGACCGCAAGGCGCGAAACGTGGAGCCCCCAAGGCCAGGCCCTAAAGAGGAAGCGAACCCCCCACTCTCCCGTTTCTAACACCATCCCACTCCAACGGAAGGGAGCGGCGAGCCAACTCACCAACACCAGCCTGCTTGCGGCAGAAAATCAAATCTGGATGGTGTTTAGCCATCACTCGTCCCCAAGCCGGCGGCCGGAAGCTTAGAGAACTTCCGCTCGACCTTTAACCTACGCCGTTCCTACACCCACTTCTCCATCGTGATTGGCCGTCAAGGTGCCCATCAGCTTTTGCCCTTCGTTGCACCAAATCTCGCTAGTTCTCGCGAGTTTTCTCAGCGTGAACTTGCTGGACCCCTAGCAGGTGCATCAAAGACTTTATAATAAAGTTTTTGTTCCCTCCCGATTTGAACGAATAAACTAAGTGTTTTTGTCTTGGATAAAATTCCTACATATGGCTGgttggtggtagcacacgcctttagtcccagcactcgggaggcggatctctgagttcgaggccagccagacCTGTCTCGCAAAAAACTTTTGTACACATGGTACTTTTTGTGCTCGGGGCTGAGGCCAGGGCCTCACGCATGCTTCCGCAAAATATGTGGTCTGGGGGTTCCCTTTTGAGTCTCAAGGCgtgaaggatgaccttgaactcctggctcCGCTGCCGTCTCCGTCCCCAAGTGCAAAGACTGACAAGCTGGCAGTTTCTTTCTCGCGCTGTGCCCGTCATGGAAGCCCCGCCCACTGCGCTCTCTGGACTCCGGCTCCGAGGAGGAAGGCCCCACCCTCACCGTGACGCGCCGCTTTGGAGGCCACGCCCCTTCCCAAGCACTTCAAAAGCGCCCTGTGGCACGTCACTTTCACGCGACCTCATCTTTGTCAGTGCACAAAATGGCGCCTTACAGCCTCCTGGTGACCCGGCTGCAGGTGAGCGAGCTCCGATGTGTGGGTTCACGGGGGCGGGGAGCTCTGCCTGCGGCGGTAGGCGAGGCCACGCGAGGCGGGCTCAACCTGGGGCTGACTTTTGCGAACCTGTCCCGGTTGCAGGCCCAGCGTCCTTGTCCGCTCCTGCCTTGTCCTAGGTCAAGGTGTCCCTGGCACAGTCAGTTCCCAGGCCCAGTCCCCGTCCCCGCCCAGCGGGAAGCTTGAGTCTAAGCATCCGCAGTGTGATAAAGGATGAGGGCACCCCTCATTTCCTGAGGGCCGAATTGCCCGCTCCCCCCAGTGTGGTTTTCTGTTCTCAAGGTGATGACAAGGTTACTGGGGGGCGCGGTGGTTGTGGGTTCCTCTAAGCCAGGTGCTTGAAGCCCTCACTTCCCATTAACAGCAGAGATTTGCCAGCCGTTTGTATGTGTGGTTCTCGGGCCTGGAGTCTGCAGAAGCTATACCCAATACTACCTTTTGAGGACACCTGGGGTCATAGATGCAAGAAGGGTAGAGTATTCTGAGCACCAGTATAGTCCATAGTCATGATAACAGTGGTTCCTCTCTGCACCAGATGTCAAGACTGTTCACTAATATAACCTGATTTACATATTTCTGGCAACATAGATGTCAGATGATTTTTTTCCAACTCAATAGATAGTAAAACTGCAAAAAAGTAGATGAAAGTTCTGACTTTCACGGTGTCACGATAGTGCTATAGCTTGAGCAGTGACCCTGCTGACCCTCTGTTCTCCTTGTTCATGGCAACCTAATGTCAGAACTGTCTGAACCAGGGTGTGGTCGTTTGTAGTTGTCAGAGTACAAAGTATTTCAAATTCACAGTTGCTTTTCAGATACTAGGTGGAAAGATGAGAAGACCCAACAGTTTGACCTTGACTCTACTGTTACGAGACATCTAGAAAGTTAAGTGTGACTGACAGAGGGCTTTTCACTCCCAACTtgacaactgtgtgtgtgtgtgtgtgtgtgtgtgtgtgtgtgtgtgtgtgtatttttttttttttttttttttttggttttctgagacagggtttctctgtgtagctttggagcctggctttgaactcacagagatccgcctgcctctgcctcctaagtgctgggatcaaaggcatgcaccaccaatgaccGGCGGGAAGGTATAATATTAAGTTTACTGTAAAGTATGTATTttgtcaataaaaataaagcaataaagtaCCTGTAGACATTTTCTGGTAACCTTTTATCATTGATTACTTTTGTGAATCTTCTTTGGACCAAGTGGCACAACTTTTAATGTAGAATTAATTTTAGAAAGTTTTGTGGcgcaggcctttgatcccagtacttgggaggtagaggcaggcagatctctgtgagttcgagaccaacctggtttacagagtgaattccaggacagactccaaagttacagagaaaccctgtctcaaaaaaagaaaaaccaaacaaacaaaaagttatgtGCTGTATTCTCAGGAAGCATTATCATTCAATGTTATTTTTTGTCACATTACTTAAAATCAAAGTGTAATATAGCTGAGTggtggttgtgcacgcctttgatcccagcactcgggaggcagaggcagaagatttctgtgagttagaggccagcctggtctacaagagctagttccaggacagcctccaaagccacagagaaaccctgtctcgaaaaacaaaaacaaacaaaaaaaagtgtaaaataaAACTCTTCATTTATCTGAACAAATCATTTGAATTTTGACTTAGGCAAAGGATTTATAGCTAAATTATCTCTGCGGTTCTTTTGATTCTTTAGATAATATGGAGAGTTTTGTCCCGACCCTGTTGACCTTTGATTTAGTGGAGCCAGAAAAAGATCATTAAATAGAATAAATGACTTTTGACTTTGGAAGAAAAGTATAATGTCACATTTGGAAAGTATGAGTGTAGAAAGATATCTGGGGTATAGTTCAGGTCCTGCCCTGATCCCATGACCTTGTAAATGTAACTTTCTATtgagggaccaaaaattcaaattaataaaaatttaaaaacttaggtCCTGAAAAGGGAACATCtgatgataaaggaaaatttaactccttaaatcaagAGTGCCATGACTGGCACCTGATTCCCAGCTCTCAGAAAAGGAGAGGTAACTATTCACCattcctgttaacattcctttgctaattgctggtcataaaaatcccccagcccaggggataactgacagaccctgtgactctgtaaccctgcaagcccatgccctgtcttattcactcaaatgtatctcccttaaaatgtatagttactgactaactctgtactttgtatgaccttaagtaaccctggaaactctgtaatttgtggccttcaaccttatggtctgcccctttaaaagcttctctttttagCTGGTTGGgatctcatttgcctgccatgcagtgagatcctagctggccagcttgaaataaaaagaaaccttttactTTGCATCATAGTGCcaactccttgggttagtctctgggctccgaGAACCTGGCACAACACTATGTTCTTTGTCTATCAGCTGGGATTGGtcttcattaaacaaatgtttattgagcacttaATTATGAGGAATTAGAATGTGTTCACAATGATGTACTTCAACCTCTTTTACACTTGGTGACGAATCTAAGACCTTGAGGGCAGGGTTGACTGCTGGAGGTAGGATTAAAATAAAAGTCCCTCTCATATTCATTCAGCTAAGGTGAATGAGTAGTAGTAAGGTCTTTGCAATATACTACTGCACTCAGATAGCCAGACTGTCTCTAATTCCTCGTGACTCTGTACTCTGAGAACATCTTTCAACTATGCTTGCATGCATTTGAGAAGTGATGGTTAATACTTTGGTAGCTATGTCTGGTCAATCTCTagcatgtttttcttcttgtcttgttttggtcCTGTTTTTGAGACTGGTTCTTACTGTGTTCtgttgctggccttgaactttcaattctcctgccttagcctcctgtgTGCTTGGagtacaggcacatgccaccatggcCAGAAAAATTGGTAAAAAGACAGccccagtttttttgtttttgtttttttccaagtgcatttttttgttagtttgtcttttttgttttttcaacacagggtttctctgtggctttggaggctgttctggaactagctcttgtagaccaggctggtcttgaactcacagagatccgcctgcctctgcctcccaagtgctgggactaaaggtgttccgacaccaccgcccggcttcccagtgcatttaaagttttattattttatgttaatgtgtatggttgttttgtctgcgtgtatgtatatgtaccatgtacatatgtgcagTGTTCACAGAACCCAGAAGAGAGAATCAGATCCCtcttgaactggagttagagatggttgtgagccattttgtgggtgctggaagccaaacctgggtcttctgaaagagcaatcttaaccattgagtcaccTTGCTAGTCTCCAGTTCCTGTTCTTGTGGAATGTTTACCATATTCTAATGTACCCTTAGATTTTTCTCAGCCTGAATATTTATGCATCTTCTTTTGGCTGGACCAAACATGAAGGAAGGTTACAGAATTGGTTAGTATCACTCCTGCCATTAATGCTAGCATTTACCTTACTAAGTAATTGCTTGTGACTCTGGGATAAGGCAGACCAGTGAACGGTAGTGTTTCAggtgaagaaacagaaaggaaatacaCCATAAAGGCTAATATCATGTATTCATGCATCAAAATGTTTCGGTTTAAATCCTGGCTTATTGCTAAGTAACTGATATTCAGCAAGCTACTCCATCTCTCTGTacctgtttcctcatcttttatttatttatttattttgttcttttgagacatggtttctctgtctatctttggagcctatctggaaCTCATTCTTTTAGAccattagaccaggctggtctcgaacactcagagatcctcctgcctctgcctcctgagtgctaggattaaaggcatgcaccaccaccacctggcatcctCATCTTTTAAATACCATAATATATCTATTTTAATCAAGTAACAGTTGTAAAGTGTTCAAACCCCTATCTGACACCAGTCAGAGTTCTGTATactcattaaaataattaaatgcttacctttttattttattttattttattttgggggattcga
This DNA window, taken from Cricetulus griseus strain 17A/GY chromosome 2, alternate assembly CriGri-PICRH-1.0, whole genome shotgun sequence, encodes the following:
- the Phf5a gene encoding PHD finger-like domain-containing protein 5A — translated: MAKHHPDLIFCRKQAGVAIGRLCEKCDGKCVICDSYVRPCTLVRICDECNYGSYQGRCVICGGPGVSDAYYCKECTIQEKDRDGCPKIVNLGSSKTDLFYERKKYGFKKR